From Carya illinoinensis cultivar Pawnee chromosome 5, C.illinoinensisPawnee_v1, whole genome shotgun sequence, one genomic window encodes:
- the LOC122310257 gene encoding uncharacterized protein LOC122310257: MPPLYSVPRPVSISCDCRSHNVPPPAAAFSPPHNTVWIFHGDEEYLSLSDDDNLHDSPHDDQYIDDVDIMLEDIQAGRFSGVPSNESFNGGGTTSVEPESTKSFDQLLVDARRPLYEGCTKYSKLSFLVKLLHIKTLGGWNVKSFDMLLQLLKSTFPNALLPNSYQESRSLLRGLGFTYTKIHACPNDCILYWKEECPKCKVSRWIFNKSKQKSIPQKVLRHFPLKPRLQRLFMSQKIAAEMRWHRDQRINEHGVLRHPADSEVWKAFDQQYSWFAQDSRNVRLGLVSDGFNPFNNLSKPYSIWPVILVPYNLPPWLCKKDQFFMTSLLIPGPRSPGNEIDVYLQPLIDELIDLWENGVDTYDAMIAQTFRLHAALFWTINDFPAYRNLSSCSTKGKMACPSCRQETDSMWLTYSRKHCYMGHRRFLPSGHNWRKKKSIFNGSVEHREPPAHLAAEDIINEIQNIPFNADFGKANKKRKRTTEELNWTKKSIFFQLPYWSRLKIRHNLDVMHIEKNICDNILGTLMNITGKTKDHVNARCDLSNLNIRKELQLNQDGQRITMPHACFTLYGVERTGFCNWLHDVKFPDGFASNIARCVSVVDCKISGMKSHDCHIFMQRLLPVAISGYLRQDIRLALTEFSTFFKELCARTCKVDVLERLQVDIAIILCKLEMIFPPSFFDVMVHLAYHLPREALLVGPVQYR, translated from the coding sequence TGTGGATATTTCACGGCGATGAAGAATATTTATCTTTAAGTGATGATGATAATCTTCACGATTCCCCACATGATGATCAATACATTGATGACGTTGATATTATGTTAGAAGACATTCAGGCTGGCAGATTTAGTGGTGTGCCTTCAAACGAGTCATTCAATGGTGGGGGTACAACCTCAGTCGAACCTGAGTCAACCAAATCTTTCGATCAGTTGTTGGTTGACGCACGTCGTCCTCTTTATGAAGGTTGTACAaagtattcaaaactttcatttcttGTCAAGTTGTTGCACATTAAGACATTGGGTGGTTGGAATGTGAAGTCGTTCGACATGCTTCTACAATTATTGAAATCAACTTTTCCCAATGCCCTTTTGCCTAACTCATATCAAGAGTCACGTAGCTTGTTGCGAGGGTTGGGCTTTACTTACACCAAAATCCATGCTTGTCCGAATGATTGCATTCTTTATTGGAAAGAAGAGTGCCCAAAATGTAAGGTGTCAAGGTGGATATTCAACAAAAGTAAGCAAAAAAGTATTCCTCAGAAGGTCCTGCGACATTTCCCACTGAAGCCAAGATTACAAAGACTGTTTATGTCCCAAAAAATAGCAGCTGAAATGAGATGGCATAGAGACCAGCGCATCAATGAGCATGGTGTTCTAagacatcctgctgactctgagGTCTGGAAAGCATTTGATCAACAATATTCTTGGTTTGCTCAAGATAGccgcaatgttaggcttggtCTAGTTAGTGACGGTTTcaacccatttaataatttgagtaaACCATATAGTATATGGCCAGTTATACTTGTCCCTTACAACTTGCCCCCGTGGTTATGCAAGAAAGATCAATTTTTCATGACTTCACTCCTGATTCCTGGACCGAGGTCACCAGGTAATGAGATCGATGTTTACTTGCAACCTCTAATAGATGAACTAATTGatttatgggaaaatggtgtTGATACGTACGATGCTATGATAGCTCAGACGTTCCGATTACATGCAGCTTTATTTTGGACAATTAACGATTTTCCTGCATACCGTAACCTTTCTAGTTGTAGCACTAAGGGAAAAATGGCATGTCCATCATGTAGGCAAGAAACAGATTCGATGTGGTTGACATATAGCCGAAAGCATTGTTAtatgggtcatcgtcgattcCTGCCATCGGGTCACAAttggagaaaaaagaagagtatTTTTAATGGTAGTGTAGAACATCGTGAACCACCTGCACACTTGGCAGCTGAAGATATCATCAATGAGATACAAAATATTCCCTTCAATGCTGATTTtggaaaagcaaataaaaaaagaaaacgtaCCACTGAGGAGTTGAATTGGAcgaaaaaaagtatattttttcaattgccATATTGGTCTCGGCTAAAGAttagacataatctagatgttaTGCACATTGAAAAGAACATATGTGACAACATTTTGGGAACATTGATGAACATAACCGGAAAAACTAAAGATCATGTCAACGCACGCTGTGACCTTTCCAATCTTAATATAAGGAAGGAATTACAActaaatcaagatggacagcgCATCACTATGCCACATGCATGTTTTACCTTGTATGGAGTTGAGCGGACAGGTTTCTGTAATTGGTTGCATGATGTTAAATTTCCTGATGGCTTTGCTTCTAATATTGCGAGATGTGTTAGTGTTGTTGATTGTAAAATCTCCGgtatgaaaagtcatgattgccaTATCTTCATGCAAAGATTACTTCCTGTTGCAATTTCTGGATACCTACGACAAGATATACGATTGGCACTAACTGAATTcagcacttttttcaaagagttgTGTGCTAGAACATGTAAAGTTGATGTCTTAGAAAGGCTTCAGGTTGATATCGCTATCATTTTGTGCAAGCTTGAGATGATATTTCCACCTAgcttctttgatgtaatggtccaCTTAGCCtaccatttgccacgtgaggcctTGCTTGTGGGACCAGTTCAATATAGGTAG